The following are encoded together in the Nodosilinea sp. PGN35 genome:
- the groES gene encoding co-chaperone GroES, whose protein sequence is MAAVTLSVSTVKPLGDRILVKVSEAEEKTAGGILLPDTAKEKPQVGEVVQVGPGKRDDNGSFQAVEVKVGDKVLYSKYAGTDIKLGTDDYVLLRESDILAALA, encoded by the coding sequence ATGGCCGCAGTCACCCTGAGTGTGTCTACTGTGAAGCCTCTGGGCGATCGCATTTTGGTCAAGGTCAGCGAAGCTGAAGAAAAAACCGCTGGCGGCATCTTGCTGCCCGACACCGCTAAGGAAAAGCCCCAGGTGGGCGAAGTGGTGCAGGTCGGCCCCGGCAAGCGCGACGACAACGGCTCGTTCCAGGCCGTGGAAGTCAAGGTCGGCGACAAGGTGCTCTACTCCAAGTACGCCGGTACCGACATCAAGCTCGGCACCGATGACTACGTGCTGCTGCGCGAGTCCGACATTCTGGCTGCTCTCGCTTAA
- the groL gene encoding chaperonin GroEL (60 kDa chaperone family; promotes refolding of misfolded polypeptides especially under stressful conditions; forms two stacked rings of heptamers to form a barrel-shaped 14mer; ends can be capped by GroES; misfolded proteins enter the barrel where they are refolded when GroES binds), with protein MAKTITYNEDARRALERGFDLLAEAVAVTLGPKGRNVVLEKKYGAPQIINDGITIAKEIELEDHIENTAVSLLRQAASKTNDAAGDGTTTATVLGHAIVKEGLRNVAAGANAISLKRGIDKATAFLVEKIAEHARPVGDSKSIAQVGAISAGNDDEVGQMIADAMDKVGREGVISLEEGKSMTTELEVTEGMRFDKGYLSPYFVTDTERMEAVLEDPYILLTDKKIALVQDLVPVLEQVARSGKPLMIIAEDIEKEALATLVVNRMRGVLNVAAVKAPGFGDRRKAMLEDIAVLTGGQVISEDTGLKLDNVKVDMLGSARRITITKDTTTVVAEGNEQQVKARCEQIRRQIDETDSTYDKEKLQERLAKLSGGVAVIKVGAATETEMKDRKLRLEDAINATKAAVEEGIVPGGGTTLAHLAPQLEAWASDNLSGEELLGAQIVTRALTAPLSRIAENAGFNGAVIVEQVKEKDFTVGYDAATNQFVDMFEAGIVDPAKVTRSGLQNAASIASMVLTTECIVVDKPEPKAPAAGAGAGMGGDFDY; from the coding sequence ATGGCTAAAACCATCACCTACAACGAAGATGCCCGTCGCGCCCTGGAGCGCGGTTTCGACCTGCTGGCCGAAGCCGTCGCCGTCACCCTTGGCCCCAAAGGCCGCAACGTGGTGCTTGAGAAAAAGTACGGCGCACCCCAGATCATCAACGACGGCATCACCATTGCTAAAGAAATTGAGCTAGAAGATCATATTGAAAACACCGCTGTCTCCCTGCTGCGCCAGGCGGCGAGCAAGACTAACGATGCCGCAGGCGACGGTACCACCACCGCCACCGTGCTGGGCCACGCCATTGTCAAAGAAGGTCTGCGCAACGTTGCCGCCGGGGCCAACGCCATTTCGCTGAAGCGCGGTATCGACAAAGCCACCGCTTTCCTGGTGGAAAAAATCGCCGAGCACGCCCGCCCCGTGGGTGACTCCAAGTCCATCGCCCAGGTCGGGGCCATCTCCGCCGGCAACGACGACGAAGTGGGCCAGATGATCGCCGACGCCATGGACAAAGTGGGCCGCGAGGGCGTCATCTCCCTGGAAGAGGGCAAGTCCATGACCACCGAACTGGAGGTCACCGAAGGGATGCGCTTCGACAAGGGCTACCTGTCGCCCTACTTCGTCACCGACACCGAGCGCATGGAGGCAGTCCTGGAGGATCCCTACATTCTGCTCACCGACAAGAAGATCGCCCTGGTGCAGGATCTGGTGCCCGTGCTGGAGCAGGTGGCCCGCTCCGGCAAGCCCCTGATGATCATCGCCGAAGACATTGAGAAAGAGGCCCTGGCCACCCTGGTGGTGAACCGCATGCGGGGCGTGCTGAACGTGGCTGCCGTGAAAGCGCCTGGGTTCGGCGATCGCCGCAAGGCCATGCTGGAAGACATCGCTGTATTAACTGGCGGCCAGGTGATCTCCGAAGACACTGGCCTCAAGCTCGACAACGTGAAGGTGGACATGCTGGGCAGCGCCCGCCGCATCACCATCACCAAGGACACCACCACCGTGGTCGCCGAGGGCAACGAGCAGCAGGTCAAGGCCCGCTGTGAGCAAATTCGCCGCCAGATCGACGAGACCGACTCCACCTACGACAAAGAGAAGCTGCAAGAGCGCCTGGCCAAGCTCTCCGGCGGTGTGGCCGTGATCAAAGTCGGGGCCGCCACCGAAACCGAGATGAAGGACCGCAAGCTGCGCCTCGAAGACGCCATCAACGCCACCAAGGCCGCTGTTGAAGAGGGCATCGTCCCCGGCGGTGGCACCACCCTGGCCCACCTGGCTCCCCAGCTCGAAGCCTGGGCCAGCGACAACCTCAGCGGCGAAGAGCTGCTGGGTGCCCAGATCGTCACCCGCGCCCTCACCGCTCCCCTCAGCCGCATCGCCGAGAATGCGGGCTTCAACGGGGCGGTGATCGTTGAGCAGGTGAAAGAGAAGGACTTCACCGTCGGCTACGACGCGGCCACCAACCAGTTTGTTGACATGTTCGAAGCTGGCATTGTGGACCCCGCCAAGGTGACCCGCTCCGGGCTGCAAAATGCGGCCTCCATCGCCTCGATGGTGCTGACCACCGAGTGCATCGTGGTCGATAAGCCTGAGCCTAAAGCCCCCGCCGCTGGCGCTGGCGCTGGCATGGGCGGCGACTTCGACTACTAG
- a CDS encoding transposase, with protein sequence MPRPQRDLVPGEYYHLYNRGNNRQNIFFERENYLYFLRQFRYFVAEETVHVVAYCLMPNHYHVLIYLREDGLSKAMQRFTMSYTNAMNRRYGRCGSLFQGRFQTIHVDSDAYLLHLTRYIHLNPMRACLVQHPQEWEFSSYCDYVGLRRGTLPQMECVLKQVGSAEAYRQFVEAPSKGSGAFDAAIDNCHGLKRHLTPEL encoded by the coding sequence ATGCCTCGACCTCAGCGAGACCTGGTGCCAGGGGAGTACTACCATCTCTATAACCGAGGCAACAATCGCCAGAATATTTTTTTCGAGCGAGAGAACTACCTCTATTTTCTCAGACAGTTTCGTTACTTTGTCGCTGAAGAAACGGTGCATGTTGTGGCCTACTGCCTAATGCCCAACCACTACCATGTGCTAATTTACCTGCGCGAAGACGGGCTATCAAAGGCGATGCAGCGATTTACAATGTCGTACACCAACGCGATGAATCGTCGCTATGGTCGCTGCGGATCGCTATTTCAAGGTAGGTTTCAAACTATTCATGTCGATAGCGATGCCTATTTACTGCATCTAACTCGTTATATTCACCTGAACCCGATGAGGGCGTGTTTGGTGCAGCACCCGCAGGAGTGGGAGTTTTCGAGCTATTGCGACTATGTGGGGTTGCGGCGGGGCACGCTGCCGCAGATGGAGTGTGTGCTAAAGCAGGTAGGCTCGGCGGAGGCATACCGGCAGTTTGTGGAGGCTCCTTCTAAGGGGTCAGGTGCCTTTGATGCTGCGATAGATAACTGTCATGGCTTAAAAAGGCACCTGACCCCTGAACTTTGA
- a CDS encoding HEAT repeat domain-containing protein, whose amino-acid sequence MVLDTIAHALSSDPNPEVRAKAAESLGKLGDQAVTPVLLAALSDSNLVVQCSVIQALGHLGDESAVPQLPTPDASA is encoded by the coding sequence ATGGTTTTAGACACCATTGCCCATGCTCTCAGCAGCGACCCTAACCCAGAGGTGCGCGCCAAAGCCGCAGAGTCTTTAGGCAAACTAGGTGATCAAGCAGTTACTCCAGTGCTGTTAGCGGCCCTATCAGACTCAAACCTAGTTGTACAATGCAGCGTCATCCAAGCATTGGGGCATCTTGGCGATGAATCCGCCGTTCCCCAACTGCCGACTCCAGACGCTTCAGCGTGA
- the crtB gene encoding cyanoexosortase B, with the protein MPLLRRHTTWAIAALLAILYGPLLVHWVDGWLHKTISIQHEYFSHGLLGLPFAAYIAWGKRQAWEHLPHRCQPVGLALVGLASLMYLTRLPDWMNLSLPVMLVGLCLSLKGRAGLRLQAISLILVALATPNQLPYLIEPYILPLQQLIASVAGFLLVQLGISVTVESIYLFVNDQTVEVAPHCAGLKMLFTSLYVALMLAYWTGAHASRLRTVLFFGGTVAISVVGNIFRNTFLSYFHGTGRDGAFEWLHESWGGDLYSALMLLTIILLLRLIQERVPASLNLAVQSPSSSV; encoded by the coding sequence ATGCCCCTCCTCCGCCGCCACACCACCTGGGCCATCGCCGCTCTCCTGGCGATCCTCTACGGGCCGCTGCTGGTGCACTGGGTCGATGGCTGGCTGCATAAAACCATCAGCATTCAGCATGAATACTTCAGCCACGGGCTGCTGGGGCTGCCCTTTGCGGCCTACATCGCCTGGGGCAAGCGCCAGGCCTGGGAGCATCTGCCCCATCGATGTCAGCCCGTGGGGTTAGCGCTAGTGGGGCTGGCCAGCCTGATGTACCTCACCCGCCTGCCCGACTGGATGAACCTATCGCTGCCGGTGATGCTGGTGGGGCTCTGTCTCAGTCTCAAGGGACGGGCCGGGCTGCGGCTTCAGGCAATTTCGCTAATTCTGGTTGCCCTGGCAACGCCCAACCAGCTGCCCTACCTGATCGAGCCCTACATTCTGCCCTTGCAGCAGCTGATCGCCTCGGTGGCAGGTTTTTTGCTGGTGCAGCTGGGCATTTCGGTCACAGTGGAGAGCATTTACCTATTTGTGAATGACCAAACGGTGGAGGTTGCCCCCCACTGCGCCGGGCTCAAAATGCTCTTTACCAGCCTCTACGTCGCCCTTATGCTAGCCTACTGGACTGGGGCCCACGCCTCGCGGCTGCGGACAGTCCTCTTCTTTGGGGGCACGGTGGCCATCAGCGTAGTGGGCAATATTTTTCGCAACACGTTTCTCAGCTATTTCCACGGCACAGGGCGCGATGGTGCCTTTGAATGGCTGCACGAAAGCTGGGGCGGCGACCTCTACTCGGCCCTGATGCTACTCACTATCATCCTGCTGCTGCGGCTGATTCAAGAGCGGGTGCCCGCCAGCCTAAATCTGGCGGTACAGTCACCGTCGTCGTCCGTGTAG
- a CDS encoding type II toxin-antitoxin system RelE/ParE family toxin has protein sequence MGDAKPLGEGVSELRVDYGPGYRIYFARAGTAIVVLLCGGDKSSQRQDILKAKQYWIDFQQRQDASL, from the coding sequence ATGGGAGATGCTAAGCCCCTGGGGGAGGGCGTTTCAGAGCTTAGAGTTGATTATGGCCCTGGTTATCGCATTTACTTTGCCCGAGCAGGAACCGCTATAGTCGTTCTTCTCTGCGGGGGCGACAAGAGCAGCCAAAGACAGGATATTCTGAAGGCCAAGCAGTACTGGATAGATTTTCAGCAGAGGCAAGATGCCAGCTTATAA
- a CDS encoding Dethiobiotin synthetase — protein MDFETAHEFVVRQTLGTSADLPDTFIACLRQGKPPVPGQVTSLLLALKVLFEGLKNEPTLDRTLTKALFILSYESRQLYAQGQRSGIVWPPMLDEDLGRIGKAAQSIVFGEWQG, from the coding sequence ATGGATTTTGAAACCGCTCACGAATTTGTGGTGCGCCAAACCCTCGGCACCAGCGCCGACCTGCCCGATACCTTCATCGCCTGCCTGCGCCAGGGCAAGCCCCCTGTGCCCGGCCAGGTCACTTCTCTGCTGCTGGCCCTCAAAGTCCTGTTCGAAGGGCTAAAAAACGAACCTACCCTCGATCGCACCCTCACCAAAGCGCTGTTCATTCTCTCCTACGAAAGCCGTCAGCTCTACGCCCAGGGGCAACGCTCTGGCATAGTGTGGCCCCCCATGCTCGATGAGGATTTAGGACGCATTGGGAAGGCGGCGCAATCGATTGTGTTTGGAGAATGGCAAGGGTGA
- the bchB gene encoding ferredoxin:protochlorophyllide reductase (ATP-dependent) subunit B — MKLAYWMYAGPAHIGTLRIASSFKNVHAIMHAPLGDDYFNVMRSMLERERDFTPVTASIVDRNVLARGSQEKVVDNIVRKDQEEHPDLIVLTPTCTSSILQEDLANFVQRASLDSQGDVLLADVNHYRVNELQAADRTLQQIVQFYTEKARKQGTLPEGKTEKPSVNIIGMTTLGFHNNHDCRELRTLMAQLGIEVNLVMPEGALVTQIKDMGRAWFNLVPYREVGPLTAEYLQTELGMPYVDITPMGIVETARCIRAIQTVLNDLGAEVNYDALIDEQTRFVSQAAWFSRSIDCQNLTGKKAVVFGDSTHAAAMTKILAREMGIHVVLAGTYCKYDAEWFAAEVGEYCDEILVSEDNGAIGDRIAQLEPAAIFGTQMERHVGKRLDIPCGVIAAPIHIQNFPVGYRPFMGYEGANQIVDLVYNSFTLGMEDHLLEFFGGHDTKEILTKTMSADAAAEAGLGWSADGLAELQKIPGFVRGKVKRNTEKFAREQGVANITAEVLYAAKEAVGA, encoded by the coding sequence ATGAAACTGGCCTACTGGATGTATGCCGGCCCGGCGCACATTGGCACCCTGCGCATCGCCAGCTCGTTTAAAAACGTGCACGCGATCATGCACGCGCCCCTGGGGGACGACTACTTTAATGTGATGCGATCGATGCTGGAGCGGGAGCGCGACTTTACCCCCGTCACCGCCAGCATTGTCGATCGCAATGTCTTAGCGCGCGGCTCCCAAGAAAAGGTGGTCGATAACATCGTCCGCAAAGACCAGGAAGAGCACCCCGATCTAATTGTGCTCACCCCCACCTGCACCTCCAGCATTTTGCAGGAAGATCTGGCCAACTTTGTGCAGCGGGCCAGCCTCGACTCCCAGGGCGATGTGCTGCTGGCCGATGTCAACCACTACCGGGTGAATGAGCTGCAAGCCGCCGATCGCACCCTCCAGCAGATCGTCCAGTTCTACACCGAAAAGGCCCGCAAACAGGGCACCCTACCCGAGGGCAAAACCGAAAAGCCCTCGGTAAACATCATTGGCATGACCACCCTGGGGTTCCACAACAACCACGACTGCCGCGAGCTGCGCACCCTGATGGCTCAGCTCGGCATTGAGGTGAACCTGGTGATGCCCGAGGGCGCTCTGGTCACGCAAATTAAAGATATGGGCCGGGCCTGGTTTAACCTGGTGCCCTACCGCGAAGTGGGGCCGCTGACGGCGGAATACCTTCAAACCGAGCTGGGCATGCCCTATGTCGATATCACCCCCATGGGCATTGTCGAGACCGCCCGCTGCATTCGCGCCATTCAGACGGTGCTAAACGATCTGGGGGCCGAGGTCAATTACGACGCCTTGATCGACGAGCAGACCCGGTTTGTGTCCCAGGCGGCCTGGTTCTCGCGCTCCATTGACTGTCAAAACCTGACCGGCAAAAAGGCCGTGGTGTTTGGCGACAGCACCCACGCCGCCGCCATGACCAAGATTCTCGCCCGCGAGATGGGCATTCACGTGGTGCTGGCGGGTACCTACTGCAAGTACGACGCCGAGTGGTTTGCCGCTGAGGTGGGCGAGTACTGCGACGAGATTTTGGTCAGTGAAGACAACGGGGCGATCGGCGATCGCATTGCCCAGCTCGAGCCCGCCGCCATCTTCGGCACCCAGATGGAGCGCCACGTGGGCAAACGCCTCGATATCCCCTGCGGCGTGATCGCCGCCCCCATCCACATCCAAAACTTCCCGGTGGGCTATCGCCCGTTTATGGGCTACGAGGGGGCCAACCAGATCGTTGACCTGGTGTACAACTCCTTCACCCTGGGCATGGAAGACCACCTGCTGGAGTTCTTTGGCGGCCACGACACCAAGGAAATTCTCACTAAGACCATGAGCGCCGATGCCGCCGCCGAGGCGGGCCTGGGCTGGAGCGCCGACGGCCTGGCGGAACTGCAAAAGATCCCCGGTTTTGTGCGCGGCAAGGTGAAGCGCAACACCGAAAAGTTTGCCCGCGAGCAGGGGGTCGCCAACATAACCGCTGAGGTGCTGTACGCCGCGAAGGAGGCGGTAGGGGCATAG
- a CDS encoding DegT/DnrJ/EryC1/StrS aminotransferase family protein has product MTIPSPSMIPFVNLTWQHGPLQEAIQGVVNAVITQGDFVLGQALADFEANFAAACGTRFGVGVGCGTDAIALGLTACGIAPGDEVILPANTFVATLIGVLRTGATPVLVDCDRATALLDLAAAERAITPRTRAIVPVHLYGQMVSPLGLLELANRHGLMIFEDAAQAHLAQCEGYTAGSIGVGAAFSFYPSKNLGALGDGGMVVTTDEGVAERARSLRNYGATRKYYHTDPQGTNSRLDTLQAAVLNLKLPHLAGWNQARYAIAQHYDRRLAPLADHGLLTLRNDAGSGHVYHLYVVRVTGPTSRAILQAQLTAAGVQTGIHYPIPCHLQPAFQDIGYRPGSFPVAEALSQEILSLPMYPGMTPEQVDCVVDAMVEAVSAATSAQPLQVVNR; this is encoded by the coding sequence ATGACCATCCCTTCTCCATCGATGATTCCCTTTGTGAATTTGACCTGGCAGCATGGGCCGTTACAGGAGGCCATTCAGGGAGTAGTTAATGCCGTCATCACCCAGGGAGACTTTGTGCTGGGGCAGGCGTTAGCCGATTTTGAAGCCAACTTTGCGGCGGCCTGCGGCACCCGGTTTGGGGTGGGAGTGGGCTGCGGCACCGATGCCATCGCCCTGGGGTTGACAGCCTGCGGCATTGCCCCCGGCGACGAGGTGATTTTGCCCGCCAATACCTTTGTGGCCACGCTGATCGGGGTGCTGCGGACGGGGGCAACGCCCGTGCTGGTAGACTGCGATCGCGCCACCGCCCTGCTCGATCTGGCCGCCGCCGAGCGCGCCATCACCCCCCGCACCCGCGCCATTGTGCCGGTGCACCTCTACGGCCAGATGGTCTCACCCCTGGGCCTGCTGGAGCTGGCCAACCGCCACGGGCTGATGATTTTTGAAGATGCCGCCCAGGCCCACCTGGCCCAGTGCGAGGGCTACACCGCTGGCTCCATTGGTGTGGGGGCGGCCTTTAGCTTTTACCCCAGCAAAAACCTGGGTGCCCTCGGCGACGGCGGCATGGTGGTCACCACCGATGAGGGGGTGGCCGAACGGGCGCGATCGCTGCGCAACTACGGGGCCACCCGCAAGTACTACCACACCGATCCCCAGGGCACCAACAGCCGCCTCGACACCCTGCAAGCCGCCGTACTCAACCTCAAACTGCCCCACCTGGCGGGGTGGAATCAGGCGAGGTATGCGATCGCCCAGCACTACGATCGCCGCCTCGCTCCCCTAGCCGACCACGGACTGCTGACCCTGCGCAACGACGCTGGCTCCGGCCACGTCTACCACCTCTACGTCGTGCGCGTCACCGGCCCCACCAGCCGCGCCATCCTCCAGGCCCAGCTCACCGCCGCCGGAGTACAAACCGGCATCCACTACCCCATCCCCTGCCACCTGCAACCCGCCTTTCAGGACATCGGCTACCGCCCCGGCAGCTTCCCGGTAGCCGAAGCCCTCAGCCAGGAGATTCTCTCGCTGCCCATGTATCCCGGCATGACCCCCGAGCAGGTTGACTGCGTCGTAGACGCTATGGTGGAAGCAGTTTCTGCCGCCACCTCTGCCCAACCTCTGCAAGTAGTAAACAGGTGA
- a CDS encoding DNA-binding protein, whose amino-acid sequence MPAYKSYHSYLIESLKDPAEAAAYLDAVLEDGELEPILLALKNVAEARRSLASSHNEHDLSWDTCYQLLSQGEAPGILVVSKLLSSLGLKLSVTVKDEQAA is encoded by the coding sequence ATGCCAGCTTATAAAAGCTATCACTCCTATCTCATCGAATCCCTTAAGGATCCGGCAGAGGCAGCGGCTTATCTAGATGCTGTTCTAGAGGATGGTGAGCTTGAGCCTATCTTGCTAGCGCTCAAAAACGTTGCTGAAGCCCGCAGAAGCCTAGCCTCTAGCCACAATGAGCATGATCTAAGCTGGGATACCTGCTATCAGCTGCTTTCCCAAGGGGAAGCGCCAGGAATTCTTGTAGTTTCAAAATTATTGAGTAGTTTGGGCTTAAAGCTTTCAGTCACAGTCAAGGATGAGCAGGCTGCGTAG